A region of Candidatus Aquicultor sp. DNA encodes the following proteins:
- the cooS gene encoding anaerobic carbon-monoxide dehydrogenase catalytic subunit, giving the protein MSDRIRSVDPATLEMLEKVGDMSTMFSRAEESKACRFGSEGSCCRVCGMGPCNLHGTTKDGKPKTGVCGATLSTVAARNFARSVAAGASAHSDHGRSIALTFLAAAKGEAPGYEIKDVEKLMNVAKYLEVPTEGKTTQEIAIAVGEAALRQFGKQDSEPMVLTKQATKKRQELWKKLDIFPRAFDREVVQLLHQTHAGTDQDAAHILHQTVRLSLASGWGGSMLATHLSDILFGTPKAVRSEANLGILKKENVNIVLHGHEPLLSEKIVDVATSDEMVEYAKSKGAAGITLGGICCTGNEVLMRRGVGPAGNSLQQELAIATGVVDAMIVDVQCVFQGIVEAAKEYHTKIITTNERAQITGAEHIQFDEHNAEATAKVIVKEAIDNYANRKGDVFIPDHKSPMVGGFSHEYIRYILGGKMRAGLRPLNDAIISGRIQGAVAIVGCNNPRTGHDESTRYLVEEFVKRDIIVVMTGCQAIGAAKYGYMTPEAALEIAGPGLKEIAETVGIPPVLHMGSCVDNTRILTLLTDIVNEGGLGEDISDLPAVGIAPEWYSEKALEIALYCVASGAYVVFGGVQAPYRGSDVMNELTTKGFEEKFGARFDFFPTKEEILEASLNHIQAQRKKLGIDSQKERVLFDMEMRRELNV; this is encoded by the coding sequence ATGTCCGACAGAATCAGAAGCGTAGATCCAGCGACCTTAGAGATGCTGGAAAAAGTCGGCGACATGTCTACCATGTTCAGCCGAGCTGAGGAGTCCAAAGCCTGCAGGTTTGGCTCTGAGGGCAGCTGCTGCCGAGTCTGCGGCATGGGGCCGTGCAACCTGCACGGAACCACAAAAGACGGCAAGCCGAAAACCGGCGTGTGCGGTGCGACGCTATCCACCGTTGCCGCCCGCAATTTCGCGCGGTCTGTCGCCGCCGGTGCATCCGCCCACTCCGACCACGGACGCAGCATCGCACTTACGTTCCTTGCTGCCGCCAAGGGTGAAGCCCCCGGCTACGAAATTAAAGATGTTGAAAAACTAATGAACGTCGCAAAATACCTCGAGGTTCCAACCGAGGGTAAGACGACTCAAGAGATTGCGATCGCCGTTGGCGAGGCCGCGCTCAGGCAGTTCGGTAAGCAAGACAGCGAGCCGATGGTGCTTACCAAACAAGCCACCAAGAAACGCCAGGAACTCTGGAAAAAACTCGATATCTTCCCGCGCGCTTTCGACCGTGAGGTCGTGCAGCTGCTTCACCAGACGCACGCAGGAACCGACCAGGATGCCGCGCATATCCTGCACCAGACCGTTCGCCTCTCGTTGGCGTCGGGTTGGGGCGGCTCAATGCTCGCCACCCATCTCTCAGATATCCTCTTCGGTACGCCGAAGGCGGTTCGCTCCGAGGCCAACCTCGGTATTTTGAAGAAAGAAAATGTTAATATCGTGCTCCACGGCCACGAACCGCTCCTTTCGGAGAAGATCGTCGACGTGGCGACCAGCGATGAGATGGTCGAATACGCCAAGAGCAAAGGCGCCGCGGGCATTACGCTCGGCGGTATCTGCTGTACCGGGAACGAGGTGCTCATGCGCCGCGGTGTCGGTCCGGCCGGCAACTCGCTGCAGCAAGAGCTCGCAATTGCCACCGGCGTTGTCGACGCCATGATCGTTGACGTACAGTGCGTCTTCCAGGGTATCGTTGAAGCCGCAAAAGAATATCACACCAAGATCATCACGACTAACGAGCGCGCGCAGATCACCGGTGCCGAGCACATCCAGTTCGATGAACACAACGCAGAGGCAACCGCCAAGGTCATTGTTAAAGAAGCTATCGATAATTACGCAAACCGCAAGGGCGATGTGTTCATTCCTGATCACAAGAGCCCGATGGTCGGCGGTTTCAGTCATGAATACATCCGCTATATACTCGGCGGTAAGATGCGCGCAGGTCTTCGTCCGCTTAACGATGCGATTATCAGCGGTCGCATCCAGGGCGCGGTGGCAATCGTTGGTTGCAACAACCCGCGTACCGGCCATGATGAGTCGACTCGCTACCTCGTTGAGGAATTCGTTAAACGCGATATCATCGTCGTTATGACCGGCTGCCAGGCAATCGGCGCAGCCAAGTACGGCTATATGACGCCGGAAGCGGCGCTCGAGATTGCGGGCCCGGGCCTCAAAGAGATCGCAGAAACCGTCGGCATTCCGCCGGTTCTGCACATGGGCTCGTGTGTTGATAACACGCGTATCCTGACCCTTCTCACCGACATCGTCAACGAAGGCGGCCTCGGCGAGGATATCAGCGACCTGCCGGCCGTCGGCATCGCACCCGAGTGGTACTCGGAGAAGGCGCTCGAGATTGCGCTCTACTGCGTCGCATCCGGCGCGTACGTCGTCTTTGGCGGTGTCCAGGCACCGTATCGCGGCAGCGATGTTATGAACGAGCTCACCACCAAGGGCTTTGAAGAGAAATTCGGTGCGCGCTTCGACTTCTTCCCGACTAAGGAAGAGATTCTCGAGGCGTCGCTCAATCATATCCAAGCACAACGGAAAAAGCTTGGCATAGATTCACAAAAAGAACGTGTCCTCTTCGACATGGAAATGAGGAGGGAATTGAATGTCTAA
- a CDS encoding acetyl-CoA decarbonylase/synthase complex subunit delta, producing MAFQAPTESYSGKIRELELGSATKVKVGGENTLPFYTFEGSMPNGPKIAMEVFDSKPVGWADELNSVLGDVWGDPVAWARKCESEFGADMICLQLASTDPNGLNKSVEDAVAIVNAVSGAVSIPIIVYGSGNVDKDAEVLKAVAEATQGKNVVIGPAVEDNYKSVAAAAMGFGTKVAGETPIDVNMAKQLNILMSNLGVSLDNLLIDPSTGALGYGLEYCFSVNERIKLAALSQNDNMLQSPAISNLGREVWKAKEAKITQEEAPQWGDQKKRGIIWETITAVAVMLAGSDILIMRHPESVRLIKQTIAEFGV from the coding sequence ATGGCCTTTCAGGCACCGACTGAATCATACAGCGGTAAGATTAGGGAACTTGAACTGGGCTCAGCTACCAAAGTAAAAGTGGGCGGCGAAAATACGCTGCCGTTTTATACGTTTGAGGGTAGTATGCCAAACGGGCCGAAGATCGCGATGGAGGTATTCGACAGCAAACCGGTCGGTTGGGCGGACGAGCTCAACAGTGTTTTAGGTGACGTGTGGGGCGACCCGGTAGCGTGGGCACGCAAATGCGAGAGCGAATTCGGCGCCGACATGATTTGCCTGCAGCTTGCCAGCACCGACCCGAACGGTCTCAACAAGAGCGTTGAAGATGCGGTTGCAATCGTAAATGCCGTGTCCGGCGCCGTCAGCATTCCAATCATCGTCTACGGCTCGGGTAACGTCGACAAAGATGCCGAGGTGCTCAAAGCGGTCGCCGAGGCAACCCAGGGCAAAAACGTTGTCATTGGCCCGGCCGTTGAAGACAACTACAAGAGTGTTGCCGCGGCAGCCATGGGCTTTGGCACCAAAGTCGCCGGTGAAACCCCGATCGACGTTAATATGGCTAAACAGCTTAACATCCTTATGAGCAATCTTGGCGTGTCCTTAGACAACCTGCTCATCGACCCATCAACCGGTGCGCTTGGCTACGGCCTCGAGTACTGTTTCTCGGTTAACGAGCGCATTAAACTCGCGGCGTTGTCGCAAAACGACAACATGCTGCAGAGCCCGGCGATTTCCAACCTCGGCCGCGAGGTCTGGAAGGCAAAAGAAGCCAAGATTACCCAAGAGGAAGCACCACAGTGGGGCGATCAGAAGAAGCGTGGAATTATTTGGGAGACCATTACCGCTGTGGCCGTCATGCTCGCCGGCTCAGACATCCTTATCATGAGACACCCCGAGTCCGTCAGACTCATTAAGCAGACAATTGCTGAGTTCGGGGTTTAA
- a CDS encoding AAA family ATPase, with product MSYTIAVAGKGGTGKTTLSSLVIGHFLRTGKTPVFAVDADANINLNEQLGVDVDSTIGGMREELKNKIGANEIPAGMSKDMYMEYLLQDTLVEATGFDLLVMGRPEGPGCYCAANNMLRRYIEVLSKNYPYIVIDNEAGMEHLSRRTTMNIDLLLLVSEPSPVGVMTAARINELAKEMGVSVKQTGLIINRVNGELPARLAEEVQSHGLEIAGTIPLDDTVFDYAINHIPMINLPEDSRVVQAIDSILAKYGV from the coding sequence TTGAGTTATACAATAGCGGTCGCCGGTAAAGGCGGTACCGGCAAAACAACGCTTTCAAGTTTAGTTATCGGGCATTTCCTGCGCACCGGCAAAACCCCGGTGTTTGCGGTCGACGCCGACGCGAATATTAATCTGAACGAGCAACTCGGTGTTGATGTCGACTCGACGATCGGCGGCATGCGAGAAGAACTCAAGAATAAAATCGGCGCGAACGAGATTCCGGCGGGCATGTCCAAGGATATGTATATGGAATATCTGCTGCAGGATACGCTCGTTGAGGCCACAGGCTTTGATCTGTTGGTCATGGGCCGCCCCGAGGGCCCCGGTTGCTATTGCGCAGCAAACAATATGCTGCGCCGCTATATCGAAGTACTTTCGAAGAATTATCCATATATCGTAATCGACAACGAAGCCGGTATGGAGCACTTGAGCCGCCGTACCACCATGAATATCGATCTTTTGCTGCTCGTATCCGAGCCGAGCCCGGTCGGCGTTATGACCGCCGCCCGGATCAACGAGCTTGCCAAAGAGATGGGGGTATCGGTTAAGCAAACCGGGTTAATCATAAACCGCGTTAACGGCGAGTTGCCTGCACGCCTTGCCGAAGAGGTGCAGAGCCATGGGCTCGAGATCGCGGGCACGATACCGCTCGATGATACGGTATTCGATTATGCAATCAACCATATCCCGATGATCAATCTGCCGGAGGATTCGCGGGTTGTTCAGGCTATAGATTCGATACTTGCCAAGTACGGTGTGTAA